A genomic region of Gemmata massiliana contains the following coding sequences:
- a CDS encoding RNA polymerase sigma factor has translation MSRALGNRPETADGPGLFLTTQWTLVLRGRDAQSPDGRAALAALCECYWYPLYVHIRRRVRSAEDAADLTQGFFAHLLESNLFASVAPCSGKLRAYLLACCNHFLANEWDRAAAQKRGGGRTPLSIDFAAAESRYTTEPVDRLGPDRLYERRWALTLLDEALTALERDYDSAGRGELFRLLKPALVAADEVQQHATIAATLGTSVPAVKKAAQRLRTRYGQRLRELVAATVGGPGDVDEELRDLFAAVAR, from the coding sequence ATGTCCCGAGCACTCGGAAATCGGCCCGAGACCGCGGACGGGCCGGGCCTTTTTCTCACGACGCAGTGGACCCTCGTCCTGCGGGGGCGGGACGCCCAATCGCCCGACGGGCGCGCGGCACTCGCGGCCCTCTGCGAGTGCTACTGGTACCCGCTTTACGTCCACATCCGCAGGCGCGTCCGGTCCGCAGAAGACGCGGCGGATCTGACCCAGGGATTCTTCGCGCACCTCCTCGAATCGAACCTGTTCGCGTCCGTCGCCCCGTGCAGCGGCAAACTCCGGGCGTACCTCCTCGCGTGCTGTAACCATTTTCTCGCGAACGAGTGGGATCGGGCCGCGGCCCAGAAGCGCGGCGGCGGGCGGACCCCGCTCTCGATCGACTTCGCGGCCGCCGAATCGCGGTACACAACGGAACCCGTCGACAGACTCGGCCCGGACCGGCTGTACGAGCGGCGGTGGGCCCTGACACTCCTAGACGAAGCGCTGACCGCACTGGAACGGGACTACGATTCGGCCGGCCGGGGCGAACTGTTTCGTCTGCTCAAACCGGCCCTGGTCGCGGCGGACGAGGTTCAACAGCACGCGACGATCGCGGCCACATTGGGTACGAGCGTTCCCGCGGTCAAGAAGGCCGCCCAGCGGCTCCGTACGCGGTACGGTCAACGGCTGCGGGAGCTCGTCGCCGCGACGGTGGGCGGCCCGGGGGACGTGGACGAGGAGTTACGGGACCTGTTCGCCGCGGTCGCGCGGTAA